A region from the Haemorhous mexicanus isolate bHaeMex1 chromosome 12, bHaeMex1.pri, whole genome shotgun sequence genome encodes:
- the LOC132332770 gene encoding adhesion G-protein coupled receptor G1-like: MKVLFLLLLSLLQGVGASGHREEDFRFCGDRNQTQESSAIYEHGPAVISIENTAQALIIKRPFLPSRRNSSYQYRLPPTLGRYRFCIYWFESNRTLQLVYGKQSIPLGGDTSSSIPRGQESQKTERTRANIFNVSYIVKGGKNTSLDAKAEYFFPASPESMPVWEQDVEEQLTALDSLLAQPLAAAPGAREQQRLRRKLGELEKILAKVELEGQNQTFGEATVHATVLRVQPSRAPQPLTFASQREESGEVQGFTVDLPRSLFMMVKEREEVVEHRVLLMDINRQTMFQDENSSHVLGDKVVSISLVDTVVANLSEPVVLTFFHGQLPRNVTPLCVFWQEDTSASSGSWDSYGCTTVTGSSQTECRCNHLTYFAVLMVSSPDITSVHRNYLTIISYAGCLISALASICTIFFLYFRSKQRDQITSMHIHMNLLAAIFLLDITFLISEHLAASSSEAICRAGGLFLHFSLLSCLTWMGVEGYNLYRLVIEVFNAYHDHFLLKLCLVGWGLPFFCVVTILLASWTNYGPVSIPIYESIDGRTTNATICWITSPLVHNAVNLGFFSLVFLFNSVMLGAMVREILRQNKKGHKLKHVLALFGLSILLGIPWALIFFSFTSGVFCLVSLYIFTIINSLQGFLIFLWYWTMVLQARKSPDSQSSSDSAKLQPSSS, encoded by the exons ATGAAGGTCCTCTTCCtactccttctctccctcctccaag GGGTGGGAGCCAGTGGCCACAGGGAAGAGGATTTTCGCTTCTGTGGTGACCGAAACcagacccaggagagctctgccatCTACGAGCACGGCCCCGCTGTCATCTCCATCGAGAACACGGCCCAGGCTCTGATCATAAAAAGGCCCTTTTTGCCAAGCAGGAGAAACTCCTCCTACCAGTACAGGTTGCCCCCCACCTTGGGCAGGTACCGCTTCTGCATCTACTGGTTTGAGTCCAACAGGACCCTGCAGCTGGTGTATGGGAAGCAGAGCATCCCCCTGGGTGGGGACACATCCAGCAGCATCCCCCGGGGACAGGAGAGTCAGAAGACTGAAAGAACCAGAGCCAACATCTTCAATGTGTCTTATATCGTAAAGGGTGGGAAGAACACCTCCCTGGATGCTAAAGCTGAATACTTCTTCCCTG CCTCTCCAGAGAGCATGCCTGTGTGGGAGCAGGATGTGGAGGAGCAGCTCACTGCCCTGGACAGCCTCcttgcccagcccctggcagcagccccgggggccagggagcagcagaggctccGGCG CAAACTTGGGGAGCTGGAGAAGATACTGGCCAAGGTGGAGCTGGAAGGGCAGAACCAGACCTTTGGGGAGGCCACTGTGCATGCCACTGTCCTGAGGGTCCAGCCCAGCCGGGCTCCTCAGCCCCTCACCTTTGCTTCCCAGAGAGAG GAGAGTGGAGAGGTCCAGGGATTCACAGTGGACCTGCCAAGGAGCCTGTTCATGATGgtgaaggagagggaggaggtggtggagcaCAGGGTGCTCCTCATGGACATCAACAGGCAGACCATGTTCCAG GATGAAAACAGCAGCCACGTCCTGGGTGACAAGGTGGTCAGCATCTCCCTGGTGGACACAGTGGTGGCCAACCTCTCCGAGCCAGTGGTCCTCACTTTCTTCCATGGCCAGCTCCCG AGGAATGTGACCCCACTGTGCGTCTTCTGGCAGGAGGACACCTCTG CCAgttctgggagctgggacagctaTGGGTGTACCACAGtgacagggagcagccagaccGAGTGCAGGTGCAACCACCTCACCTACTTTGCTGTGCTCATG gtTTCCTCTCCAGACATCACCTCTGTGCACAGGAATTACCTGACTATCATAAGCTACGCTGGCTGCCTGATCTCGGCTTTGGCTTCCATTTGCACCATTTTCTTCCTCTACTTCAG AAGCAAACAGCGAGACCAGATCACGAGCATGCACATCCACATGAACCTGCTGGCTGCCATCTTCCTCCTGGACATCACCTTCCTCATCTCCGAGcacctggctgccagcagcagcgaggccatctgcagagctggggggctgTTTCTGCACTTCTCACTCCTGAGCTGCCTCACCTGGATGGGCGTTGAGGGCTACAACCTCTACAGGCTTGTGATTGAAGTCTTCAATGCCTACCATGACCATTTCCTGCTCAAGCTCTGCCTGGTTGGCTGGG GGCTCCCCTTCTTCTGCGTGGTGACCATCCTTCTGGCTAGCTGGACGAACTATGGCCCCGTCTCCATTCCCATCTATGAATCCATTGATGGCAGAACCACCAATGCAACCAT atgCTGGATCACGAGCCCCCTGGTCCATAACGCTGTGAACCTGGGTTTCTTCAGCCTGGTGTTCCTCTTTAACTCGGTCATGCTGGGGGCCATGGTACGGGAGATCCTCCGGCAGAACAAAAAAGGTCACAAGCTCAAGCATGTCCTGGCCCTCTTTGGGCTGAGCATCCTGCTGGGCATCCCCTGGGCCCTGAtcttcttctccttcacctCTGGTGTGTTCTGCCTTGTCTCCCTCTACATCTTCACCATCATCAACTCCCTCCAAG gtttcctcatcttcctctgGTACTGGACCATGGTGCTGCAGGCGAGGAAGTCCCCTGActctcagagcagctctgacagtgccaagctgcagcccagcagcagctga
- the ADGRG3 gene encoding adhesion G protein-coupled receptor G3 isoform X2 — MARGGQETPQSGMNLFLGTVLLLLLLPDVAEGQDSCSDLHRGDQHRECCNVVLEQQNPGSSSRVLLLSQHCPELWRSKSRACACLREHWLRLLQSGRHSWMAGLKTLLLNVSRAVTRDVLITFSPTEGPSRLNTTEKGKAGKIHLPKEIFKSLSSQTVRVVVTVLNIQQLGMFKEVNQTGQVLDNTVVGITVGESSISGLREPVQLTFAHRELPQGVTPRCVFWDGSKGQAGGWRSSGCVTQPGDKGTVCSCDHLTFFTLLLNPALDGSTAKALMVVATAGCGVAMAFSIFTMAFCIFVRCRFRFEETVRTNLGLHVNLVGSLLLLNLAFLLNSGLSARTNPSTCGVLGGLTHYCLLCCFTWTALEGCQLYLLFVKVLGTYIHHYLAKLCLAGWGFPAVVVGVAGAIGSYGQYSIQTMDHQVIAHLCWITSKHLLVHYITNCGYFGLIFLFNMVVFGVVTHKSCSLQGTGAVPGHRKPWKVALVAAGIFCLLGATWALAFLTYGISSAAVLYLFTVLNSLQGIFIFIWLVILYYPKTKETTGSLSYIIRHDKTTTASQD, encoded by the exons ATGGCCAGGGGTGGCCAGGAGACCCCACAAAGTGGCATGAACTTGTTCCtgggcactgtgctgctgctcctgctgctgcctg ATGTTGCCGAAGGACAGGACAGCTGTTCCG ACCTGCATCGGGGTGATCAGCACCGTGAGTGCTGCAAtgtggtgctggagcagcagaacccaggcagcagcagccgagtgctcctcctgtcccagcactgcccgGAGCTGTGGCGCTCCAAGAGCCGCGCCTGTGCCTGCCTGAGGGAACACTGGCTCAG gctgctgcagtcAGGGCGGCACAGTTGGATGGCTGGGCTCAAGACTCTGCTCCTCAATGTCAGCAGGGCTGTCACCCGTGATGTCCTCATCACCTTCTCCCCCACAGAG ggccccagCAGGCTGAACACCACAGAGAAAGGGAAGGCAGGTAAAATCCACCTCCCCAAAGAGATATTCAAGTCCCTGAGCAGCCAAACAGTGCGTGTGGTGGTGACAGTCCTCAATATCCAGCAGCTTGGCATGTTCAAG GAAGTCAACCAGACAGGGCAGGTCCTGGACAACACCGTGGTGGGCATCACGGTGGGAGAGAGCAGCATCTCGGGGCTGCGGGAGCCCGTGCAGCTCACCTTCGCCCATAGGGAGCTGCCCCAG GGCGTCACCCCCCGATGCGTGTTCTGGGATGGCAGCAAAG ggcaggcaggaggctggcGCAGCAGTGGATGTGTCACACAGCccggggacaaggggacagtcTGCTCCTGTGACCATCTCACCTTCTTCACCCTCCTCCTG AACCCAGCTCTGGATGGCTCCACAGCAAAAGCTTTGATGGTTGTTGccactgctggctgtggggtAGCCATGGCTTTCTCCATCTTCACCATGGCCTTCTGCATCTTCGTCAG gtgCAGGTTCAGGTTTGAGGAGACCGTCCGCACCAACCTGGGGCTGCACGTCAACCTCGtgggcagcctgctcctcctcaACCTGGCCTTCCTGCTCAACAGTGGGCTCTCTGCCAGGACCAACCCAAGCACCtgtggggtcctgggggggctcaCCCACtactgcctgctctgctgcttcacCTGGACGGCACTGGAGGGCTGTCAGCTCTACCTTCTCTTTGTCAAGGTCCTCGGCACCTACATCCACCACTACCTGGCaaagctgtgcctggctggctgGG GCTTCCCTGCTGTCGTGGTGGGAGTGGCAGGAGCTATTGGCAGCTACGGACAATACAGCATCCAGACCATGGACCACCAGGTCATAGCCCACCT GTGCTGGATCACTTCCAAACATCTTCTGGTCCACTACATCACCAACTGTGGCTACTTTGGCCTCATCTTCCTCTTCAACATGGTTGTCTTTGGGGTGGTGACCCACAAGAGCTGCAGCttgcagggcactggggcagTGCCGGGACACCGTAAGCCCTGGAaggtggctctggtggcagcagggatcTTCTGCCTGCTGGGAGCCACTTGGGCCCTGGCATTCCTCACCTATGGCATCTCCTCCGCAGCTGTGCTCTACCTCTTCACTGTCCTCAACTCTCTCCAAG gaatctTCATATTCATCTGGTTGGTCATCCTTTACTACCCAAAGACAAAGGAGACCACTGGTTCCCTCTCCTACATCATCAGACATgacaaaaccaccacagcctcccaggactag
- the ADGRG3 gene encoding adhesion G protein-coupled receptor G3 isoform X1, with product MLPKDRTAVPVSVPSHSHPCSHSPPSAVVPSGHLLPPSPDLHRGDQHRECCNVVLEQQNPGSSSRVLLLSQHCPELWRSKSRACACLREHWLRLLQSGRHSWMAGLKTLLLNVSRAVTRDVLITFSPTEGPSRLNTTEKGKAGKIHLPKEIFKSLSSQTVRVVVTVLNIQQLGMFKEVNQTGQVLDNTVVGITVGESSISGLREPVQLTFAHRELPQGVTPRCVFWDGSKGQAGGWRSSGCVTQPGDKGTVCSCDHLTFFTLLLNPALDGSTAKALMVVATAGCGVAMAFSIFTMAFCIFVRCRFRFEETVRTNLGLHVNLVGSLLLLNLAFLLNSGLSARTNPSTCGVLGGLTHYCLLCCFTWTALEGCQLYLLFVKVLGTYIHHYLAKLCLAGWGFPAVVVGVAGAIGSYGQYSIQTMDHQVIAHLCWITSKHLLVHYITNCGYFGLIFLFNMVVFGVVTHKSCSLQGTGAVPGHRKPWKVALVAAGIFCLLGATWALAFLTYGISSAAVLYLFTVLNSLQGIFIFIWLVILYYPKTKETTGSLSYIIRHDKTTTASQD from the exons ATGTTGCCGAAGGACAGGACAGCTGTTCCGGTGAGTGTCCCCTCCCATTCCCACCCTTGCTCCCACAGCCCACCCAGTGCTGTGGTGCCCAGTGGTCACCTGCTGCCACCCTCCCCAGACCTGCATCGGGGTGATCAGCACCGTGAGTGCTGCAAtgtggtgctggagcagcagaacccaggcagcagcagccgagtgctcctcctgtcccagcactgcccgGAGCTGTGGCGCTCCAAGAGCCGCGCCTGTGCCTGCCTGAGGGAACACTGGCTCAG gctgctgcagtcAGGGCGGCACAGTTGGATGGCTGGGCTCAAGACTCTGCTCCTCAATGTCAGCAGGGCTGTCACCCGTGATGTCCTCATCACCTTCTCCCCCACAGAG ggccccagCAGGCTGAACACCACAGAGAAAGGGAAGGCAGGTAAAATCCACCTCCCCAAAGAGATATTCAAGTCCCTGAGCAGCCAAACAGTGCGTGTGGTGGTGACAGTCCTCAATATCCAGCAGCTTGGCATGTTCAAG GAAGTCAACCAGACAGGGCAGGTCCTGGACAACACCGTGGTGGGCATCACGGTGGGAGAGAGCAGCATCTCGGGGCTGCGGGAGCCCGTGCAGCTCACCTTCGCCCATAGGGAGCTGCCCCAG GGCGTCACCCCCCGATGCGTGTTCTGGGATGGCAGCAAAG ggcaggcaggaggctggcGCAGCAGTGGATGTGTCACACAGCccggggacaaggggacagtcTGCTCCTGTGACCATCTCACCTTCTTCACCCTCCTCCTG AACCCAGCTCTGGATGGCTCCACAGCAAAAGCTTTGATGGTTGTTGccactgctggctgtggggtAGCCATGGCTTTCTCCATCTTCACCATGGCCTTCTGCATCTTCGTCAG gtgCAGGTTCAGGTTTGAGGAGACCGTCCGCACCAACCTGGGGCTGCACGTCAACCTCGtgggcagcctgctcctcctcaACCTGGCCTTCCTGCTCAACAGTGGGCTCTCTGCCAGGACCAACCCAAGCACCtgtggggtcctgggggggctcaCCCACtactgcctgctctgctgcttcacCTGGACGGCACTGGAGGGCTGTCAGCTCTACCTTCTCTTTGTCAAGGTCCTCGGCACCTACATCCACCACTACCTGGCaaagctgtgcctggctggctgGG GCTTCCCTGCTGTCGTGGTGGGAGTGGCAGGAGCTATTGGCAGCTACGGACAATACAGCATCCAGACCATGGACCACCAGGTCATAGCCCACCT GTGCTGGATCACTTCCAAACATCTTCTGGTCCACTACATCACCAACTGTGGCTACTTTGGCCTCATCTTCCTCTTCAACATGGTTGTCTTTGGGGTGGTGACCCACAAGAGCTGCAGCttgcagggcactggggcagTGCCGGGACACCGTAAGCCCTGGAaggtggctctggtggcagcagggatcTTCTGCCTGCTGGGAGCCACTTGGGCCCTGGCATTCCTCACCTATGGCATCTCCTCCGCAGCTGTGCTCTACCTCTTCACTGTCCTCAACTCTCTCCAAG gaatctTCATATTCATCTGGTTGGTCATCCTTTACTACCCAAAGACAAAGGAGACCACTGGTTCCCTCTCCTACATCATCAGACATgacaaaaccaccacagcctcccaggactag
- the ADGRG3 gene encoding adhesion G protein-coupled receptor G3 isoform X3, producing MLPKDRTAVPVSVPSHSHPCSHSPPSAVVPSGHLLPPSPDLHRGDQHRECCNVVLEQQNPGSSSRVLLLSQHCPELWRSKSRACACLREHWLRLLQSGRHSWMAGLKTLLLNVSRAVTRDVLITFSPTEGPSRLNTTEKGKAGKIHLPKEIFKSLSSQTVRVVVTVLNIQQLGMFKEVNQTGQVLDNTVVGITVGESSISGLREPVQLTFAHRELPQGVTPRCVFWDGSKGQAGGWRSSGCVTQPGDKGTVCSCDHLTFFTLLLNPALDGSTAKALMVVATAGCGVAMAFSIFTMAFCIFVRCRFRFEETVRTNLGLHVNLVGSLLLLNLAFLLNSGLSARTNPSTCGVLGGLTHYCLLCCFTWTALEGCQLYLLFVKVLGTYIHHYLAKLCLAGWGFPAVVVGVAGAIGSYGQYSIQTMDHQVLDHFQTSSGPLHHQLWLLWPHLPLQHGCLWGGDPQELQLAGHWGSAGTP from the exons ATGTTGCCGAAGGACAGGACAGCTGTTCCGGTGAGTGTCCCCTCCCATTCCCACCCTTGCTCCCACAGCCCACCCAGTGCTGTGGTGCCCAGTGGTCACCTGCTGCCACCCTCCCCAGACCTGCATCGGGGTGATCAGCACCGTGAGTGCTGCAAtgtggtgctggagcagcagaacccaggcagcagcagccgagtgctcctcctgtcccagcactgcccgGAGCTGTGGCGCTCCAAGAGCCGCGCCTGTGCCTGCCTGAGGGAACACTGGCTCAG gctgctgcagtcAGGGCGGCACAGTTGGATGGCTGGGCTCAAGACTCTGCTCCTCAATGTCAGCAGGGCTGTCACCCGTGATGTCCTCATCACCTTCTCCCCCACAGAG ggccccagCAGGCTGAACACCACAGAGAAAGGGAAGGCAGGTAAAATCCACCTCCCCAAAGAGATATTCAAGTCCCTGAGCAGCCAAACAGTGCGTGTGGTGGTGACAGTCCTCAATATCCAGCAGCTTGGCATGTTCAAG GAAGTCAACCAGACAGGGCAGGTCCTGGACAACACCGTGGTGGGCATCACGGTGGGAGAGAGCAGCATCTCGGGGCTGCGGGAGCCCGTGCAGCTCACCTTCGCCCATAGGGAGCTGCCCCAG GGCGTCACCCCCCGATGCGTGTTCTGGGATGGCAGCAAAG ggcaggcaggaggctggcGCAGCAGTGGATGTGTCACACAGCccggggacaaggggacagtcTGCTCCTGTGACCATCTCACCTTCTTCACCCTCCTCCTG AACCCAGCTCTGGATGGCTCCACAGCAAAAGCTTTGATGGTTGTTGccactgctggctgtggggtAGCCATGGCTTTCTCCATCTTCACCATGGCCTTCTGCATCTTCGTCAG gtgCAGGTTCAGGTTTGAGGAGACCGTCCGCACCAACCTGGGGCTGCACGTCAACCTCGtgggcagcctgctcctcctcaACCTGGCCTTCCTGCTCAACAGTGGGCTCTCTGCCAGGACCAACCCAAGCACCtgtggggtcctgggggggctcaCCCACtactgcctgctctgctgcttcacCTGGACGGCACTGGAGGGCTGTCAGCTCTACCTTCTCTTTGTCAAGGTCCTCGGCACCTACATCCACCACTACCTGGCaaagctgtgcctggctggctgGG GCTTCCCTGCTGTCGTGGTGGGAGTGGCAGGAGCTATTGGCAGCTACGGACAATACAGCATCCAGACCATGGACCACCAG GTGCTGGATCACTTCCAAACATCTTCTGGTCCACTACATCACCAACTGTGGCTACTTTGGCCTCATCTTCCTCTTCAACATGGTTGTCTTTGGGGTGGTGACCCACAAGAGCTGCAGCttgcagggcactggggcagTGCCGGGACACCGTAA